From the genome of Bicyclus anynana chromosome 20, ilBicAnyn1.1, whole genome shotgun sequence, one region includes:
- the LOC112048341 gene encoding esterase FE4 — MKWLVLLSMIFANIVKEPAPVVRVGSGLVRGTVSDSGRFYMYLGIPYATVDERNRFQAPLPPPKWKGIFEAQNENTRCPQRLFGPIIVGDENCLKLNVYTPADRWHTPGNLLPVMVFIHGGCFFEGIGTAFLYGPDFFVEHGVVFVGINYRLNVEGFLCLGIKEAPGNAGLKDQIAALRWLKENIAAFGGDPNNITLFGESAGAVSISYLFLAPAAKGLFHRAILQSGATMAPWAIQYDPIKTANKVAKEFGYNGTDPYDIYNVLSTKTVEELISAIKYSKHKQFVTAETLFVPCVEKEIPGVEPIITKNPVDVIKSGNYTKMPIIIGYNDNEGMYFVTHGNTFKRVDKVDPYDLIPSDLEFPSEADRNDTATNILSHYLSSKKDMVMNLVDLISDLHIKYPAALEFGMYAQTTDQPIYYYLFKYNGYINMAKFISGFVFKEGASHGDELMYMFKPYTFPLPTRYFEMKMVERMVTLWTNFAKYGDPTPQTSALIPLRWRPSRSSHPIALVIDRQLSTAPLWTDHMLSFWNCTYTKYRRKLYQFDSFTNTSHRHF, encoded by the exons ATGAAGTGGTTAGTGTTGTTGTCGATGATTTTCGCGAATATAGTAAAAGAGCCGGCGCCCGTGGTGCGAGTGGGGAGTGGGCTGGTGAGGGGGACAGTGAGTGACAGTGGGAGGTTCTACATGTACCTCGGGATACCGTACGCCACTGTCGATGAAAGGAACAGGTTTCAG gCTCCGCTACCGCCGCCAAAATGGAAAGGTATATTCGAAGCTCAAAACGAAAACACTCGTTGCCCACAAAGACTATTCGGACCGATCATCGTAGGAGACGAGAACTGCTTGAAGTTGAACGTCTACACGCCCGCCGACAGATGGCACACTCCCGGGAACCTTCTCCCGGTGATGGTGTTCATACATGGAGGATGTTTCTTCGAAGGAATCGGCACTGCGTTCTTGTACGGGCCTGACTTCTTTGTGGAACACGGAGTCGTATTCGTAGGAATCAACTACAGGTTAAATGTCGAAGGATTCCTATGCTTGGGTATCAAAGAAGCTCCCGGTAACGCTGGTTTGAAAGACCAGATAGCTGCCCTTCGATGGCTCAAAGAGAACATAGCAGCGTTTGGAGGAGACCCAAATAATATCACCCTCTTCGGTGAAAGCGCGGGTGCCGTGTCCATCtcctatttatttttagcacCAGCCGCTAAAGGTCTTTTCCACAGAGCTATTCTCCAGAGCGGCGCCACAATGGCTCCTTGGGCGATACAATATGATCCAATTAAAACTGCCAATAAAGTAGCTAAAGAATTCGGATACAACGGCACTGACCCCTACGACATTTACAATGTTCTTTCGACTAAAACAGTTGAAGAATTAATATCTGCCATCAAATATTCGAAACACAAACAATTTGTGACGGCAGAAACACTGTTCGTGCCGTGCGTCGAGAAAGAAATCCCGGGAGTCGAACCAATAATTACCAAAAACCCAGTCGACGTGATCAAATCTGGGAATTATACGAAAATGCCAATAATAATCGGTTACAACGACAACGAGGGCATGTATTTCGTAACCCACGGTAATACGTTTAAGAGAGTAGACAAAGTCGATCCCTACGATCTAATTCCGAGCGATTTAGAATTCCCTTCGGAAGCGGATAGAAATGATACGGCTACGAATATTCTGAGTCATTATTTATCTTCTAAAAAAGACATGGTTATGAATCTGGTCGACCTGATATCTGATCTCCATATTAAATACCCGGCTGCTTTAGAATTCGGTATGTACGCACAGACCACCGACCAGCCAATATATTACTACTTGTTCAAATACAACGGCTACATCAACATGGCGAAGTTTATATCGGGCTTCGTGTTCAAGGAAGGAGCGTCGCACGGTGACGAGCTCATGTATATGTTCAAGCCCTACACTTTTCCTTTGCCGACGAGATATTTTGAGATGAAGATGGTGGAGCGTATGGTCACGCTGTGGACGAACTTTGCTAAATATGG GGACCCAACACCTCAGACGTCAGCCCTCATCCCCCTGCGCTGGCGCCCGAGCCGGTCCAGCCACCCCATCGCGCTGGTCATCGACCGGCAGCTGAGCACCGCGCCGCTGTGGACCGACCACATGCTCAGCTTCTGGAACTGCACCTACACCAAATACAGGCGGAAACTTTACCAGTTCGACTCTTTTACTAACACTTCTCACCGGCATTTTTAA
- the LOC112048342 gene encoding juvenile hormone esterase, giving the protein MKIISLAIQLLLAYTSFAWSTLTHVVEIRQGKLRGVRSAGGHNRYYSVPYATSERFQPPKTAPKWEGIFNAISPFIRCPQKVSFFMSGNEDCLYLDVYTPGISSSLSKFPVMVFLHGGAYFKGSKELYDPQFLVTKGVVVVIINYRLGVLGFLCLNGISNLGLRDQVAALKWVRRNIAAFGGDPDNVTLCGQSAGASSASMHLLTELSKGLFHKAILMSGTALSTWAFNIEPSTAAFDDASKISTPLTETDVFHTFAEADLDLILDATYDTSVNPRFFKYSPCVDVNFTQPFFRDAPFNILKSGKFNKVPLMIGYTDKEGGFFYRLLSEDTVNDLSDNFVDRLPCVFSWCSKEERRKISEMMRSHYFGEGYLDYRASVTGLINYFSDWIAYGSINAFSKVMAQFSDQPIFNYQFSYGGGRDFGKFLAGTDFNGTTHAGEVFYIFKPMGITLPLSKQDEEMIDRLTTLIKNFMTFGNPTPKRSKPLPLRWPPASNDSSNIFVINKKMSVIKRPRRGQRGEFFLEMLCSYGQSGYVPCESRAMCTHK; this is encoded by the exons ATGAAGATAATAAGTTTGGCGATACAGTTATTGCTAGCGTATACTTCGTTCGCATGGAGCACTCTCACGCATGTGGTGGAGATAAGACAAGGCAAGCTGCGCGGCGTGCGCAGTGCGGGCGGACACAACCGGTACTACAGCGTGCCGTATGCAACGAGCGAGAGATTCCAG CCTCCAAAAACAGCACCAAAATGGGAAGGGATATTCAACGCGATAAGCCCATTCATAAGATGTCCACAAAAAGTTTCGTTCTTCATGTCCGGTAACGAAGATTGCCTGTACCTCGATGTGTACACCCCAGGGATATCAAGTTCCTTGAGCAAGTTTCCTGTCATGGTATTCTTGCATGGCGGAGCGTACTTCAAAGGGAGTAAAGAACTATACGATCCGCAATTTCTAGTCACGAAAGGCGTGGTGgtggtaataattaattacagacTCGGAGTGCTTGGGTTTTTGTGCTTGAACGGGATCTCAAATCTGGGCTTAAGAGATCAAGTAGCAGCTTTGAAATGGGTCAGAAGAAATATAGCGGCGTTTGGAGGTGATCCTGACAATGTAACTTTATGCGGCCAAAGCGCCGGGGCCAGTTCAGCTTCAATGCATTTGTTAACAGAATTAAGCAAAGGATTATTCCATAAAGCGATTCTAATGAGTGGAACAGCGTTGTCAACTTGGGCTTTTAATATAGAGCCTTCGACAGCGGCATTCGATGACGCGAGTAAAATCTCTACACCTTTGACAGAAACAGACGTGTTCCATACTTTTGCTGAAGCCGATTTAGATTTGATCTTAGATGCGACGTATGATACTTCAGTAAATCCACGGTTTTTCAAATATTCCCCGTGCGTTGATGTAAATTTCACTCAACCATTTTTTAGAGACGCTCCTTTTAACATTCTGAAATCTGGGAAATTTAACAAAGTGCCTCTAATGATAGGTTATACTGATAAGGAAGGTGGTTTTTTCTATAGACTACTAAGTGAGGATACAGTTAATGATTTAAGTGATAACTTTGTGGATAGATTGCCTTGCGTTTTTTCGTGGTGTTCGAAGGAAGAGAGAAGGAAGATTAGTGAAATGATGAGGTCGCATTATTTTGGAGAAGGTTATCTAGATTACAGAGCTTCAGTAACGGGTCTGATCAACTACTTCTCAGACTGGATAGCTTACGGATCAATAAACGCATTTTCAAAAGTCATGGCACAATTTTCGGATCAACCCATTTTCAACTACCAATTTTCGTATGGAGGTGGAAGGGATTTTGGAAAGTTCTTGGCTGGAACTGATTTTAACGGAACTACGCATGCCGGTGAAgtcttctatatttttaaaccGATGGGAATAACGTTGCCTCTGTCAAAGCAGGACGAAGAAATGATTGATAGATTGACAACATTGATAAAGAATTTTATGACTTTTGG AAATCCCACTCCGAAGAGAAGCAAGCCGCTGCCACTGCGATGGCCGCCGGCTAGCAACGACTCGTCCAACATATTCGTGATCAACAAGAAGATGTCAGTGATCAAGCGACCGAGACGAGGTCAGAGGGGCGAGTTCTTCTTAGAGATGCTGTGCAGCTATGGGCAGAGCGGCTATGTGCCGTGCGAGAGTAGGGCCATGTGTacacataaataa